CACAAAACAATTTCAAACTATGAGACATTTTAGCATTGGACTATCCGTCTTACTGCTTCTGCTTTTCAGTATTCCTTCAAAGGCTGATGAGGGATTCTGGGTTCCTTCGTTGCTAAGCAAATACCGAATGGAGGATATCAAAAAGGCTGGTTTTAAGCTAACGAAGGAAGACATATACAGCATCAACAAAAAGTGCATTAAGGATGCTGTTGTTGGTCTATCGTCTGAAGGAATGGGGTTCAAAAATTTCTGTACAGCATCGTTCGTATCTGGTAAGGGACTTTTAGTTACCAACTACCATTGCGTAATGCGCTATATTGAGCAGTACTCTAATGCCGAGCACGACCTGCTTGCCAACGGGTATTGGGCAGACACCACCACCCGCGAGCTGCGCTGCTTCGAGCTTAAGGTAAACCAGCTTGTAGAAATCCGCGATGTTACTAAGGAGATAACCGCCGGACTCGAAAACCTTTCCGCTGCCGAGTATAACCGCCAGCTTGACATTCGTGGTAAGGAGATCGTAGCAAAAGCAACCAAAGGAACTAAACTCGAAGGAGGAATCACCTCTTTTATGGGTGGTAACCAGTTTCTACTTGCCCTATACAAAGTATTCGAGGATGTACGTTTGGTGGGCGTGCCACCAATTTCGGTTGGTAAATTCGGTGGCGATTCCGACAACTGGCAATGGCCAAGGCATACTGGCGACTTTGCCTTTCTACGCGTATACGCCAACAGCGACAACAACCCCGCAAAATGGCGCACATCCAACCAACCCTATAAGCCAAACCACTTTCTTCCGATTAGCGCTAATGGTGTTAAAGAGAACGATTTTGCAATGGTAGTAGGCTTTCCATCAACATCACGTCGATACATTCCTTCGTTTGCGCTCGAGCAAATTGTTAAGGACGACAACCAGCACCGAATTGCCATTAACGAGGCAAAGATGAAGATCATGAGCGAGGCTATGGCTACAGATGCCAACGTAAAATTTCGCTACACCACCCGCATGAGCTCCATGATGAACAAGCTCCTTAAGTGGAAGGGCGAGCTTTACGGGATAACCGTCAACGGGATCGACAAGAATCGCCAAGCCGAAGAAGAGGCATTTACCAAGTGGGTTAACGCATCGCCCGAGCGAATTGCAAAATACGGTGGGGTACTCGACAGCTTAAGGGCCAAGTACAATATTCTGTCCATGTACAACCGTGCCGACCTTTACTTTAACGAGGCTGGAATTAGTGGTGCCGAGGTTGTGCCCTATGCCGGAAAGTTCGAGAAGCTGGTAAGCATTGTAAAAAGCGGTCGTAAAACATCGGCTAAAGCCGCTGAAGGCGAAGCCCGCCACCTTAAAACCTTGCTGCCCCAGATATACAGCAACTGGAATACGGACATCGACCAAAAGGTGTTTGGCAAGCTGTTGGGCATGTACTACAAGAATCTGCCCAGCTACTTCCACCCCGAATACATGGTGGAGGTAGGCCAAAAGTACAACGGCAACTTCGAAAAGTTTGCCGAAGATGCCTTCCGTTCGACCATCCTTACCGACTCGAGCAAGGTTTCATCGTTCCTCGATAGCGTCGGCACTAAGGGCATAGACATACTTACCAACGACCCCATCTACAAGATGGCCATTGGCCTTTACATGACCAACGTAAACAAGATTATCCGCCAGCGCTCGAAGGCACAAGACGAGAATGGCTTCTACTACACCCGCTACCTTACGGGCATTATTGAGATGCGCGGCATGGATAACCTGTACCCCGACGCCAATAGCACCATGCGCATATCCTACGGTAAGGTTAAGGGTGTAAGCCCAAGCAATGGCATCAACTACAGCTACTGCACAACCGCCGATGGGATGTACGAAAAGCGAGTTAAGAATTCGGATAATGCCGACTATAAGATGCCCGCAAGGCTAAAGAAGCTAGTTGAGGAAAAAGATTTTGGAAAATACTTTAAGGGCGACAAGCTGCCAATCTGCTTCCTTACAAGTGCTCACACCTCTAGCGGAAACTCCGGAAGCCCGGTTATCGACGCCAAAGGTAGGTTTATTGGCATCAACTTCGATAGAATTTGGCAGGGAGCTTACTCCGACTACCAGTTCACCGAGGAGAACTGCCGCAACATTAGCGTAGATAGCCGATTCATCCTTTTCTTCCTCGAGAAATTTGCAAAATCAGACTATATCCTAAGCGAGATAGTTGTAAAATAAGCTAGCAGTTTGTAAAGAATAAAGGCTGTTCGAAAAGATCAGGAGAAAAGCAGCAGATAAAACTTTAACACTCTTCGTTATCCGTTAGTAGAATTGACGCTTCTTTGCCTTCTGACTTTCCGACAGCCTTTATTTTACCCAACATACAGATTGCATCTAACAACAACGTTCCATGAAAATAGCGAACCTAAGGGCTAAATTCCCTCAGCTTGTAGTCCTGCTCGTCATTATAGCCATCGTCGGTATCCGAACGCTTCAAAATGGCGACGGAGCTAAATCGAAAGCTGAATCGGCACCCAACGAAGATGTGCTATCCAGCCTAAAGGGGATAATCCCCGAAGCAGCAGCCATAGAGCACGACGGCGTTGAGCAGTGGATTATAAAGAACAAGAATGAGGAGGCTATTGGTAAGGCCATTATTGCCCAGCAAACCACCCGAAAGATAATTGGCTATAGCGGCCCTATCCCAATGGTGATAGTGCTCGACAAGAACGACAAGGTTCGTGGAATTGAACTGCTCGAAAACGACGAGACCCCCGAGTTTCTCG
This genomic interval from Acetobacteroides hydrogenigenes contains the following:
- a CDS encoding S46 family peptidase, whose product is MRHFSIGLSVLLLLLFSIPSKADEGFWVPSLLSKYRMEDIKKAGFKLTKEDIYSINKKCIKDAVVGLSSEGMGFKNFCTASFVSGKGLLVTNYHCVMRYIEQYSNAEHDLLANGYWADTTTRELRCFELKVNQLVEIRDVTKEITAGLENLSAAEYNRQLDIRGKEIVAKATKGTKLEGGITSFMGGNQFLLALYKVFEDVRLVGVPPISVGKFGGDSDNWQWPRHTGDFAFLRVYANSDNNPAKWRTSNQPYKPNHFLPISANGVKENDFAMVVGFPSTSRRYIPSFALEQIVKDDNQHRIAINEAKMKIMSEAMATDANVKFRYTTRMSSMMNKLLKWKGELYGITVNGIDKNRQAEEEAFTKWVNASPERIAKYGGVLDSLRAKYNILSMYNRADLYFNEAGISGAEVVPYAGKFEKLVSIVKSGRKTSAKAAEGEARHLKTLLPQIYSNWNTDIDQKVFGKLLGMYYKNLPSYFHPEYMVEVGQKYNGNFEKFAEDAFRSTILTDSSKVSSFLDSVGTKGIDILTNDPIYKMAIGLYMTNVNKIIRQRSKAQDENGFYYTRYLTGIIEMRGMDNLYPDANSTMRISYGKVKGVSPSNGINYSYCTTADGMYEKRVKNSDNADYKMPARLKKLVEEKDFGKYFKGDKLPICFLTSAHTSSGNSGSPVIDAKGRFIGINFDRIWQGAYSDYQFTEENCRNISVDSRFILFFLEKFAKSDYILSEIVVK